AGATTTTATATCATTTCAGATATCGCCTATGCGGATCTAAGTTTTGACGGATATAAAGCGCCTAGTATTTTTGAAGTAGAGGGCGCAAAAGACGTGGCGGTAGAGTGCTATACTCTTTCAAAAAGCTATAATATGGCTGGCTGGAGGGTTGGCTTCATGTGTGGCAATAAACGCCTCTGTGCCGCTCTTAAAAAGATAAAATCATGGGTTGACTATGGTATGTTTACACCTATCCAGGTAGCCGCAACAGTAGCGCTTGATGGCGATCAGGGCTGCGTTGAAGAGATAAGAGCAGTTTATGAAAAACGTCGCGATATCTTGCTTGATGCGTTTGACAATGCCGGTTGGAGCATGAACAAGCCAAACTCAAGTATGTTTATCTGGGCAAAACTGCCGCCTAAATTTTCACATCTTGGAAGTCTTGAGTTTTCAAAACAGCTCTTAACAAAGGCGCAAGTGGCCGTAAGTCCTGGCATAGGTTTTGGCGAGGGAGGGAATGACTATGTTCGTTTTGCTCTTATCGAAAACGAAAATCGCATCCGCCAAGCTGCAAGAAATGTCAAACGATATTTGAAAGATTTTGAATAATAAAATTTAAAGAGTTTTAATGAGAGTAGCAATATTAGGCGTAGGAACCGTTGGCGAGCAAGTCGCTAAAATCCTAATCCAAAATCAAAAACTAATCACCGCTAGAAGCGGTAAAGAGATAACTCCTGTTATCGGTGTTGTTAAAAATTTAAATAAAAAACGCGACATTGGTATCCCGTTAACGGATGATATGGATGCTGTTTTAAAACGCGACGATATCGATGTTTATGTAGAGCTTATGGGTGGGGTGGACTATCCTTATCGTATCATAAGTGAAATTTTAAAACGTAAAAAAGCAGTAGTAACTGCTAATAAAGCCCTTCTTGCTTATCATAGATATGAGCTACAAAATATCGCGCAAGACACACCTTTTGGCTTTGAAGCAAGTGTCGCAGGCGGCATACCGATCATAAAAACCCTAAGAGAGGGGCTTAGTGCAAACCATATAAGCTCTGTAAAAGGCATAATGAACGGAACTAGCAACTACATCCTGACCTCCATGATGCAAGGCGGAGCCAGTTTCGAGCGAGCGCTTAAAAGTGCGCAAGAGTTAGGATATGCCGAGGCTGACCCGACATTTGACGTTGGCGGTTTTGACGCGGCGCACAAGCTACTCATACTTTCAAGCATAGCCTACGGTGTTTATGGAAAGCCCGAGGACATCTTGATAGAGGGTATAGAAAGCATCACAAAAGAGGACATTTTCTTCGCTCAAGACTTTGAATACATTATAAAACTCCTTGCTATCGCCAAAAAAGTGGATGACAAAGTTGAGCTTAGGGTTCATCCTGCTCTTGTAGCAAAAGATAAGATGATAGCTAAAGTCGATGGCGTAATGAACGGCATAAGTGTTGTGGGGGACGCGGTCGGTGAGACGATGTTTTATGGTCCTGGTGCTGGCGGCAGTGCGACGGCAAGTGCTGTTATAAGTGATCTTATCGATATAGCAAGAGATGTAAAATCTCCTATGTTTGGATACAAAATACCACTCGAGCTAACTCCTCTTGAGCTACTTGCGCAAGATGAAATCCGCACAAAATACTACTTTAGACTAACAGTCGATGACAAAATGGGTGTTTTGGCCAAGATAACAAATATCATGAGCGAGAACAACCTCTCTATAGATAGCTTCTTGCAAAAACCAAAGCTAAAGGGCGACGAAAACGGCGTAACGCTGTTTTTCACTACCCATACGAGCCTTGAACTCGATGTAAAGAGAGTTATTGAGATTTTAACCAAGCAAGAATTTGTTAAAGAAAAACCTTTTATGATAAGGATAGAGGGTTAAAATTTAAATCCAAAATAGGCGGATTATCAAAATTTGCCTATTTTTAGCCTTTAAGTAACTTACAAGCGCTAAAAAGTTAAAATCACACCTGCAGTTCTGCGTGGCAGAAATACCTTTGCATGGATCAAACATATGTATCTCATAAAAACTATTATAAGGCATAATCGCATAAGTGCGAATTATGCAAATTTAAGCATGAGTGAAATTTTAAAAATTTCATTTGCAAGATATTTCATCTACAATAAATTTAACACACGCTACCAAGCAAATGACTGCACTTAAATTCATCATATCGTATACCAAATCAAAAAACCAACAACAAACCAAAGAAAGGAGAAGACATATGAAATTTAAAGAAACAAACGCATCTCGTCGTAGCTTTTTAAAAGGTGCTATGGCCGATAGCTGCTGCTGCCACACCTGAAGCGATGCTTGCGGGCTACACACCGTTTAAGTCTGATTCGTTGCAGGTTTGGTCATGCGGGGGATTATCTGAACCTTTTGCACAAATAAATGCAGAGTATGAAGCCAGAACAGGTCATAACATCCAATACACCGGCGCCTTTGCAGGTGCGCTTGGAAAGTCGCTACTGGCCTTGCAAGGCAAGACGGAGGTCTTTGGTGCTCGTGTTTTGGAGTTGTCTCAAAATTTGCGCAAGGCAGGACTTAGCCTTCGTTTTAGACCGTTGTGTTTTACGGACTATGTTTTAGTTGTTCCAAAGGGAAATCCGGCCGGCATTCGTGATTTACAGGATCTAGCAGAGTCAGGTGTTAGGGTTATGTTGCCCTTAAGGTCTTCGCCTCCCGGTAGCGGACCTGTAAAAGGAATTTTGAAAAAATCCGGTCTTGCCGAGCCGGTTATGAAAAACATGGTTGCCAATGGAGCGTGTGTTATTAATATGATGTGCGATCTTGTAGACGGTAAGGGTGATGCGTCTATCATCGAAAAGCGCTTGACGACGCATGATAGATTTAAGGACAAGATCGAATACATGCCAATTGATGAGAGGCTTATCCCGCCAGGACCACTTACCTTTACGTTAAATATTATGAAGTACGTAAAAGACGAGAAGTTAGCCGAGGACTTTGCGGAATTTGTTTGTTCGCAAGATGGGCAAGAAATTTTTGATCGACACGGGTTTACGTCCATACATTCGGCAAGAGGACTTGAGCTTATAGAAAGGTTTGGTGTAAAAGATGTGTAGCAAAGTAGCTTCTAAAAAACTAAAAAAAGCTTTTATCTAACTAAGATTAGACGTTTGGTGCAGCTGATTTTTATCGGTGCGATTGGACAATGGGCGTTTTATGGAATTTTTAGGTGTCCTTTCATCGTTCCTTTTGTTAATTGTGGGTCATGCCCTGTTGTTACGTGTTGGGGGCGGATCACGGCTATATTTTTTGGCTTTTGGTTGTTTATCCCCGTGTTGGTTATTTTCTTAGGTCGTGCTTTTTGCGGTTGGCTTTGCCCTGGTGGATTTGTTAACCAAATGCTTGGTAAATTTGCCGTCTTTAAGCTTAAGATGAAAAATAACAAGAAGTTAAGATATGCACAAATCGGCATGGTTATTTCTGTTTTAATTAGTCTTGGTGTGTATTTTATATGGGGCAACCCTCGCGTTATGATCCCTATGCGCACAAGTGATGAGTATCTTAATGCTATTATCATGTCTTTTAAATTTTCTGATTGGTATTGGGCGGCTCGCACGGCTATTGTCATATCCCTTATCGTCGCATCTTTAATCATCGCAAATTTATGGTGTCGTTTTGTCTGCCCTACTGGCGGAGTGATGGAATTATTGCGTAAAATTTCTATATTTCGTGTTTACAAGACCGATGCTTGCGATCACTGTAATGCCTGTTTGCGTAAGTGCGAAATGGGCACAAGACCCGATGAGATAAACTGCACAAACTGCGGTGATTGCCTAAATGTTTGTCATGTGGATGCTATTAAATTTGGGAGAAAAAAGAGTTAATGAATTTTTATACCAATACTATTTTGGATAATCATCCTTGTTTTAACAAAAAAGCATCTGCAAACTATGGGCGTGTACATCTTCCTGTGGCGCCAAATTGCAATATCCAATGTAATTTTTGCAACCGCATGTATGACTGTGCTAATGAAAATCGCCCTGGCGTAACAGGTAGAGTGCAAAGCCCTGACGAAGCCGTAGAGTTTGTGGAAAGGTTGTTTAAATTTAGACAAGATATCTCGGTTATCGGTATCGCAGGACCGGGTGATCCTATGTGTGATGCAGATAAGACATTATCAACCTTTGAAAAATGTCGCTCTCGTTTTGCCAATACTATGCTTTGCCTATCTACAAATGGTCTAGCTTTGCCTGAGCATGTGGATGATATCGTGCGTTTAGGGGTTAGTCATGTTACTGTAACGGTCAATGCCGTAACACCTGATATTGGCAGCAAGGTTTATGCGTGGGTGCGTTATAAAAATAGGAGCTATTACGCTAAAGAAGGTGCTAGGATACTTCAGGAGTGTCAAGATGAAGGGATACGTAAATTGAAGGAAGCCGGCATGATCGTTAAGATCAATACAGTGGCAATTCCAGGTGTTAATATGGAGCATATTCCTTGGATCGCGAAAAAGGCTAAGGATTGGCAGGTTGATATCATGAACTGCATGGCTATGATCCCTGTGCATGATACACCTTTTGCAAACATTCAAACGCCATCACGCGAAGAAATTCATCATGTGCGCAAGTCTATTGGCAGCACTATAAGGTAGATGACGCATTGTGGTAGGTGTCGTGCCGATGCATGCGGCAAGCTTCATGAAAATCAAAAAGAGCTCTTTGATGACTCTTTTTAATAATTACAGCAGGCATTAAATTTTATGTTATGACAAATTTTTAATCCTTGCAACAATGATAGATAGTTGAGTATTTTAGGGGTTTGTAAGCGAAGAAAAGCTACAATCCCTATTTTTAAATGTAATCATAATTATATTTAGCTTTAGTCTCAAGGTTGAGAATACTAATAAAGCGGATCCTTAATGACAAAAATCCAAAATTTAAATAAAAAATATGGCGAGTTAGAAGTTCTAAAAGATATTTAGCTTGAGATAAAAGATGGTGAAATTTATGGGCTTGTTGAGCGAAGCGGTGCGGGCAAGAGTACTTTGCTTCGTTGCATGAACGGACTTGAGGTATTTGACGAGGGTGAGTTAAATATCGGTGGCGTGGATGTAAACAAGCTAAACAAAGAGGAGCTTAGGAAATTTCGTAAGGGCGTTGGGATGATATTTCAACAAACTTCGATATTGGAACGAAAAACTGTCTATGAAAACATCGCCTTTCCAATGCAGTGCTGGGATGTGTCAAAATCCGAACAAGATGCCAAGATACGCGAGCTTGTTAAGCTTGTGGAGCTTGAAGATAAGTTACATGTAAAAGCGCAAAATTTAAGTGGCGGGCAAAAGCAACGAGTGGCTATCGCTAGGTCGCTTACGCTTAATCCAACGATACTACTTTGCGACGAAGCTACTTCGGCACTTGATCCAAACACTACTAAAAATATCCTTGCACTACTTTCTAAGATAAACAAACAACTAAACATCACGATCGTAGTCGTTACTCACGAGATGTCTGTAGTGCGTGAAATTTGCACCAAAGTTGCAATTTTAGAGCATGGTAAAATCGTGCAAAAAGGCGATCCAAGCGATGTGTTTATGAGTGAGTCTGAAGCTTTAAATCGCTTGCTTGGAAGCACTCCTTATCTTTTAAAAGAGGCTGCTATAAATCTTGAAATAATCCTAAATTTAGGCACACAACAAGCCACTATACTGTCAAATTTGGCTAGAGATCTAAATTTAAACTACGAGATAACTGATGGCAAAGTAGAGCATTTTAGGACACGTTCGTTTACAAAGATGGTTCTTAGCTTTGATGAAGCTCGCTTAAATCAGGTAAAAAACTATCTAGACAAAAATGATATCAGCTATAAAATTTTATCTAAGGAGGAGTTATGAGGGATATTCCTTGGAGCGAGATTATCGATAGGATAATATTTCCTGCCATATTAAACACCTTGCAAATGCTCTTTTTTGTTTTATATTTTCAGCCATACTTGGTTTTGCCATTGCGGTAATGCTTTATATGTCAAAAGAGGATGGACTGCGCCCAAATAAGACGCTTTATACCGTTTTAAATGGAGGTATAAGCATCTTGCGTTCGTTTCCGTTTATGATACTTATGGTTTCTATCATCCCATTAACGCGTATTATAACAGGAAGTTCGATCGGCTGGGTATCCGCACTTGTGCTCTTAACGGTTGCTTCTACGCCGTTTATGGCGCGTATGTTTGAAAATGCGATAAAAGAGGTAAATCCTGCCCTTGTTGATGCGGCAAAATCTTTTGGCGCTTCTGATATGCAGATCATCTTTCGTGTGGTGCTAGTTGATGCACTCACGGCGTTAATAACCGGTTGCGTGCTATCTATCATACATGTATTAAATTTAACCACCGTTGCAGGCGCTATAGGTGCCGGCGGGCTAGGAGCAAGGCTATCAGTCAAACAATGATAATGTAATGTATTCTATCATTGTAGTGCTTGTTTTGATGGTTATTTCTATTCAGTTTATTGGCGATCAAATTTATAAAAAAATCAAATCCTAAGGAGAAAAAATGTTCTTTCAAAAACAAATTTTAGGCATAGTGTTAGTCGGCGCTTTATTTTTAGTTGGTTGCGGTAGCGACAAAACAAGCTCTGCAGAAAAAAAGAGCTTAACTCTAGCAGCCGCTAGTTTTAACTATGATGAGGTAAATAGCCCCGTAGCGCTTGATGCTTTAAAGGCAAAAGGCTATGATGTGAGAGTTATCGTGCTTGAAGATGCTACGACGATGAATGAAGCTGCGATGAATGGCGATATAGACGCATCGCTTCATCAGCACAAGCCGTGGATGGAGTCATATAATAAGTCTAAAAAGCGTGATATGGTTATGCTAGAACCTTATGTGCGCTACAATGTCTTTGGTTGTTATTCTATGAAATTTAAAAATATCGCCGATCTTCCCGAAGGTGCACACGTGATAATCCCTGATGACTCAAGCAACACGGCAAGGGCGTTAAATTTACTAGAACAAGAGGGGCTGGTGGATCTCAGAAAAGATGTTAGTATCCCAACAGCACTTGATATCACGGCAAATCCAAAAAATTTAAAGATAGAAACGGTGATAGGCAACCAAATTCCAAAAGCCTTGCCCGATGTGGATATGGGCTGTGTAGCCAAAATGTATCAAGTAAACAATAATATAAGCCCGGATACGCAAATCGCCGTAAGTAAGGACATGACTAAATTTGCCGTTGGTTTTGTCGTTACCGCGCAAAACAAAAACGCACCATGGGCAAAAGACCTAACAGACGCCTACACAAGCGACGCGATGCAAGATGAAATTCATAGGATTTTTAAAGATAGTTATAAAACAGGTAGGGATGTAAAATGAAAATCACAAAAATAGATGTCTTTTTGATAAATGCACTAGCCAAGGACAACCCGGCTTGGACACCGGTGGGTTGTAGAGTTTACACAGATGCCGGAATTTACGGCGACGGTGAGGCGGCGCTTGCTTACGGCTTTGCTTCAAATGCCGCTTACGGAGCGCTCATTGATCTATCTAAGATGATCATCGGGCAAGATCCGCTTGAAAACGAGGTCCTTTGGGAGAACCTTTACAAAGGCACGTTTTGGGCGCAAAACGGCGGAGCGGTAATGTTTGGTGCTATCTCCGCGCTTGACGTGGCGTTGTGGGATATAAAGGCAAAATTCTTTAATGTTCCGCTTTACAAGCTTTTAGGTGGTAAATTTCGCTCTAGTTTGCGCGCATATGCCTCTCAGCTTCAGTTTGGCTGGTGCGACAAGAAGCTAGCCTTGTCAAAACCGCAAGAGTATTACGATGTTGCAAAAAAGGCGATTAACGAGGGCTATACGGCGGTTAAGGTTGATTTTTTCACATTTGATGAGGATGGCGTAGGCTAAATCGTGAAGATATGACCAGACTTTTGCCTCACAAATACGTAGATATGGTAAAAAGTCGTGTAGCAGCCACCCGTGAAGCTGTGGGTAAGATGTAGACATCATAATGGAGTGCCACTCAAACATAGATGCCCAAGGCGCCGTTCAACTAGCAAGAGCCGTAGAGGAGTATAAAATTTTCCTTATCGAAGAGCCGAGCACGCCAACGCCAGATGTTAATAAATTTATCGCTAGCAACATAAATATCCCTGTCGCACACGGCGAGCGGATCTATACAAGGTGGCAATACAAGGCGTATTTTGAAAATCACTCCATATCCATGATACAGCCCGATATCGGTACAAATGGCGGCATAACCGAGACTAAGAAGGTTTGTGATATGGCTCACGCTTATGATGCCGGAGTGCAAATTCATGTATGCTCTAGCCCGCTTCTAACGGCTGCGGCGCTTCATCTTGAGACGGCTTTGCCAAATTTCACCATCCACGAACACCATGTATATAACCTGCACGAATACAACAAGGCGCTTTGCAAGCACGACTATCAGCCCATTAACGGCTTCATCGCGCCACCTGAAATTTCTGGTATCGGCAACGAGTGGAGTGAATTTGCCTTTCAAAATGCCCAAATAACAACTATTGGTTAAATTTGATATAATACTTCAAATTTTTGGAGGCAAATTTGGGGCTTGTTTCATATCTTTTTGGAAAAAGCAGCGAAGATCAAGCATGTGCTTATCTTTCAAAGATGAAATTTCAAATTTTAGAGCGAAATTTTCGCTCTAAATTCGGTGAGATCGATATAATTGCAATTGATAAAGAGGGTATACTTTGTTTCATAGAAGTAAAGGCTAGCTCGCTAAAATCAAACCAAATGGGGAATGATGCGATATATAGATTAACACCGAGCAAATACTCTAAAATTTTAAAGGCGGTTGATTACTATCTACTTAAAAACGGTGCAGATAGGGACTACGAAATAGATTTTATAGTTATAAATGGTAAAAATATTGAACTAATAAGAAATATTAGTTTATAAAATTTATTATTTAGATAGTATTTATAAAATTTAATGTATAATTCACCAATATTAAAAATAAGGAGAAAAAATGGGAAAATACATAGAACTTACAACTGAAAATTTTGATGTTGTTAAAGAGGGCGTTGCGCTTGTTGACTTTTGGGCTCCATGGTGTGGACCTTGTCGTATGCTAGCTCCTGTGATCGAGGAACTTGCGGAAGATTTCGACGGCAAAGCAAAAATTTGCAAAGTAAATACCGATGAGGTTCAAGACCTGGCTGTTGAGTACGGTATCCGCTCTATCCCTACTATGCTTTTCTTTAAAGACGGCGAGCTAGTTGATCAAATGGTAGGCGCTCAGTCAAAACAAAGCATAACAGACAAACTAAATTCACTTCTTTAATGGCTTTAAAAAATAGAGGAAGTCTTCTTCCTCTAACCTATATTTTCGGTTCCTTTTTTGGTGCCGCTATGATAGCCATCGTCTTTGCGTATAGCAATTACCGTTTTTCAAAATATAAATTTATAAATTTTTCAGAGCTTATTTTTTATGAAAAAAGTGAAATTTTTATACCCAAAGATGATAAATATCTACTTATAGTTTTTAGCTCTAACCAGTCAAAAATAGAAGAAATTTTAAAAGAGCAAAGGTCAAATTTGCCCGTTGTAGCCGTTGATATGTTGCAAAAACGCGGTGAGTCAAATGAAACCTTAAAAAGTGTAAGTTCGGATATAAACACCATCTTAAAGCTTATAAATACACTAAATATCACGGCAGTGCCAAGCAAAGTCGAGATAGTGCGTCAAAACGGCGAAATTTATAAGCAGGATTCGCAGATAATAAAAATAGAATAAAGGAGAAAATATGTTAGATTTAGCGATTATCGGAGGCGGACCTGCAGGATTAAGTGCGGGACTTTATGCAACAAGAGGCGGACTAAAAAACGTTGTTATGTTTGAAAAGGGCGAGCCCGGCGGTCAGATAACCGGAAGTTCCGAGATAGAAAACTACCCGGGTCAAAAAAATCCTGGCGAGAGCGGATTTGACTTTATGAGCACATGGTGGAAGCAGTGTAGTCATTTTGGCCTTACGCACACTTGGGCAAATGTAACAGGAATTCGCAAAAATGAAGACGGAAGCTTTGATATTTTGCTTGAGGGCG
This is a stretch of genomic DNA from Campylobacter sp. RM6914. It encodes these proteins:
- a CDS encoding homoserine dehydrogenase — protein: MRVAILGVGTVGEQVAKILIQNQKLITARSGKEITPVIGVVKNLNKKRDIGIPLTDDMDAVLKRDDIDVYVELMGGVDYPYRIISEILKRKKAVVTANKALLAYHRYELQNIAQDTPFGFEASVAGGIPIIKTLREGLSANHISSVKGIMNGTSNYILTSMMQGGASFERALKSAQELGYAEADPTFDVGGFDAAHKLLILSSIAYGVYGKPEDILIEGIESITKEDIFFAQDFEYIIKLLAIAKKVDDKVELRVHPALVAKDKMIAKVDGVMNGISVVGDAVGETMFYGPGAGGSATASAVISDLIDIARDVKSPMFGYKIPLELTPLELLAQDEIRTKYYFRLTVDDKMGVLAKITNIMSENNLSIDSFLQKPKLKGDENGVTLFFTTHTSLELDVKRVIEILTKQEFVKEKPFMIRIEG
- a CDS encoding substrate-binding domain-containing protein — protein: MLWPIAAAATPEAMLAGYTPFKSDSLQVWSCGGLSEPFAQINAEYEARTGHNIQYTGAFAGALGKSLLALQGKTEVFGARVLELSQNLRKAGLSLRFRPLCFTDYVLVVPKGNPAGIRDLQDLAESGVRVMLPLRSSPPGSGPVKGILKKSGLAEPVMKNMVANGACVINMMCDLVDGKGDASIIEKRLTTHDRFKDKIEYMPIDERLIPPGPLTFTLNIMKYVKDEKLAEDFAEFVCSQDGQEIFDRHGFTSIHSARGLELIERFGVKDV
- a CDS encoding 4Fe-4S binding protein; translation: MQLIFIGAIGQWAFYGIFRCPFIVPFVNCGSCPVVTCWGRITAIFFGFWLFIPVLVIFLGRAFCGWLCPGGFVNQMLGKFAVFKLKMKNNKKLRYAQIGMVISVLISLGVYFIWGNPRVMIPMRTSDEYLNAIIMSFKFSDWYWAARTAIVISLIVASLIIANLWCRFVCPTGGVMELLRKISIFRVYKTDACDHCNACLRKCEMGTRPDEINCTNCGDCLNVCHVDAIKFGRKKS
- a CDS encoding radical SAM protein, with the translated sequence MNFYTNTILDNHPCFNKKASANYGRVHLPVAPNCNIQCNFCNRMYDCANENRPGVTGRVQSPDEAVEFVERLFKFRQDISVIGIAGPGDPMCDADKTLSTFEKCRSRFANTMLCLSTNGLALPEHVDDIVRLGVSHVTVTVNAVTPDIGSKVYAWVRYKNRSYYAKEGARILQECQDEGIRKLKEAGMIVKINTVAIPGVNMEHIPWIAKKAKDWQVDIMNCMAMIPVHDTPFANIQTPSREEIHHVRKSIGSTIR
- a CDS encoding methionine ABC transporter ATP-binding protein, whose translation is MKDGEIYGLVERSGAGKSTLLRCMNGLEVFDEGELNIGGVDVNKLNKEELRKFRKGVGMIFQQTSILERKTVYENIAFPMQCWDVSKSEQDAKIRELVKLVELEDKLHVKAQNLSGGQKQRVAIARSLTLNPTILLCDEATSALDPNTTKNILALLSKINKQLNITIVVVTHEMSVVREICTKVAILEHGKIVQKGDPSDVFMSESEALNRLLGSTPYLLKEAAINLEIILNLGTQQATILSNLARDLNLNYEITDGKVEHFRTRSFTKMVLSFDEARLNQVKNYLDKNDISYKILSKEEL
- a CDS encoding ABC transporter permease subunit, with the protein product MSKEDGLRPNKTLYTVLNGGISILRSFPFMILMVSIIPLTRIITGSSIGWVSALVLLTVASTPFMARMFENAIKEVNPALVDAAKSFGASDMQIIFRVVLVDALTALITGCVLSIIHVLNLTTVAGAIGAGGLGARLSVKQ
- a CDS encoding MetQ/NlpA family ABC transporter substrate-binding protein; its protein translation is MFFQKQILGIVLVGALFLVGCGSDKTSSAEKKSLTLAAASFNYDEVNSPVALDALKAKGYDVRVIVLEDATTMNEAAMNGDIDASLHQHKPWMESYNKSKKRDMVMLEPYVRYNVFGCYSMKFKNIADLPEGAHVIIPDDSSNTARALNLLEQEGLVDLRKDVSIPTALDITANPKNLKIETVIGNQIPKALPDVDMGCVAKMYQVNNNISPDTQIAVSKDMTKFAVGFVVTAQNKNAPWAKDLTDAYTSDAMQDEIHRIFKDSYKTGRDVK
- a CDS encoding enolase-like domain-containing protein is translated as MKITKIDVFLINALAKDNPAWTPVGCRVYTDAGIYGDGEAALAYGFASNAAYGALIDLSKMIIGQDPLENEVLWENLYKGTFWAQNGGAVMFGAISALDVALWDIKAKFFNVPLYKLLGGKFRSSLRAYASQLQFGWCDKKLALSKPQEYYDVAKKAINEGYTAVKVDFFTFDEDGVG
- a CDS encoding enolase C-terminal domain-like protein, producing the protein MMECHSNIDAQGAVQLARAVEEYKIFLIEEPSTPTPDVNKFIASNINIPVAHGERIYTRWQYKAYFENHSISMIQPDIGTNGGITETKKVCDMAHAYDAGVQIHVCSSPLLTAAALHLETALPNFTIHEHHVYNLHEYNKALCKHDYQPINGFIAPPEISGIGNEWSEFAFQNAQITTIG
- a CDS encoding YraN family protein encodes the protein MGLVSYLFGKSSEDQACAYLSKMKFQILERNFRSKFGEIDIIAIDKEGILCFIEVKASSLKSNQMGNDAIYRLTPSKYSKILKAVDYYLLKNGADRDYEIDFIVINGKNIELIRNISL
- the trxA gene encoding thioredoxin, yielding MGKYIELTTENFDVVKEGVALVDFWAPWCGPCRMLAPVIEELAEDFDGKAKICKVNTDEVQDLAVEYGIRSIPTMLFFKDGELVDQMVGAQSKQSITDKLNSLL